Below is a genomic region from Paraburkholderia phenazinium.
CGACGACGATCAAGCTGCTGCGCGATGGGCAGATCCAGGGTATCTACTTGCAGGAGGCCGTAGGACAGGGGATCGATGCGACTACACAGGTCTTCAATGCGCTGAATCACAAGCCGACCACTCAGGAACTGGCGCTCAAGGAACCCCTCGTGACGAAGGAGACGATTGACCAGCCGGACGCACAGGCAACCGTCAAAAGGGTCTATCCGCCGTCAGCGGGTCAATACTAATGCTTCAGCAGGACGCGCCGCGGATCCGTCGCTCGCATTTCGCGAGCGGCGCTTCGACGCCGACCGACCTCATACGGAAGACACCATGGACAATCTGCCCATCATCGACCCGCATCATCATCTTTACGATCTCAGGACCGGTACCTACCCCTGGCTGCAGGGGCCGATGCTCAAGCGCGTATTCGGTGATTACACCGCTATTCGCAAGGACTATCTGATCGACGACTTCCTGGCCGACATCAGGAATCAGAACGTCGTGAAGACGGTTCATCTTCAGGTCGAGTACGATCACAACGACCCGGTCGCGGAAACGCGTTGGCTTCAGAGCGTCGCCGACGTGCACGGCTATCCGCACGGTATCGTCGGATTCGCGGACCTGTCAGCACCGAAAGCGCAGGCCGTGATCGAAGAGCACTGCCAGTATGCGAACGTACGCGGTATTCGCCAATGCCTGAACTTCCACCGCGATCCGGTGAAGACGTTTATCGAGAACCCTCGCCTGATGAGCGATCCACAATGGCGTAAAGGATATACGCTGCTCAAACGTCACAATTTGTCGTTCGACCTGCAGCTTTACTACACCCAGATGGAAGATGCGCTGGCGCTGGCGCGCGACTTTCCGGATACACCGATGGTGCTCAACCACACCGGCATGCCGGTTGACCGGACACCGGAAGAGATCGAGGGCTGGAAGCAGGGCATGAGGTCGCTCGCATCGGCTCAGAATGTTTTCTGCAAGATATCCGGACTGGGGATGGGCGACTGGAAATGGACGGTTCACAGCATCCGCCCATTTGTTCTGCATGCGATCGAGGCGTTCGGTGTGGATCGCTGTATGTTTGCGAGCAATTTCCCGGTCGACAAGCTTTTTAGCAGTTACGACGCAGTCTTCGATGCATTCAAGGAGATCACGAAAGAATTCTCTTCCGACGAGCGGCGCGCGCTGTTCCACGACAATGCAGAACGGGTGTACAGGCTCTGAAGTTCGTCAATTGCTATGTCGGTCATCGATCGCCCGCCGAAAGCCGGAATGGGTTATCGGTTGGTTATGCCGTCCAGAATGGACGCGATGCACTGAGGCGCAAGGGCATGTTCGATACCAAGGACAGTGCCACCAATGGCACCTGCATACTGATTCAGCGCGGTATTCTCAATCAGAAGGCTGCGTGTAGCCAGTGGCAACGCGCGCCGGTAGACGACTGCGCGCACACCGGCCAGCAGATCGTCGCTGATGCGTGCCATGCGGCCACCCAGTACGATCGCGGCGGGGTTAAACATATGCACGACCATTGCGATGACCTCGCCAATTTCCGCTGCAGCTTCCCGCACCAGTCTGATCGCGTGACGGTCGCCTGCACGTACGAGCCGCACCAGATCGTCGATAGTGTCCGCGCCCGCGTCGGGTAACTGGCGCAGGCTGCGCAACACGGCCGTTGTAGAAGCAACCGCTTCTACACAACCGATGTTGCCGCATCCGCAGATCACATCGTCTCGTCCTGGAACGCGGATATGGCCGATGTCGCCCGCGGATCCGTCTGCGCCGCGATGCAGACTTCCGTCCGCTGTGACAACACCGCAGCCGATCCCGGTCGATACCTTTGCAAACAGCAAGGGCGACTGGCCGGCCGGACGCGTGCGCGCCTCGCCGAGTGCCATGAGATTCACGT
It encodes:
- a CDS encoding ROK family transcriptional regulator, producing the protein MTDRTLSSLPSRLATFDRAFRLEEYEVHSKLAQLIASSQGVSRADLARLTGFARSTISQLAQPLIDAGLVKEQAAGAASRGRPGTMLVLNPRAGLVLVADMGATHGRLVISDLAQRRLAETVFSVDIALGPEPVLDLVIERFRQMLAEHHLADLAIRSVVVGLPSPVDFGRGVCVRPPIMPGWDEFPVSEYLQARLKAAVLVDNDVNLMALGEARTRPAGQSPLLFAKVSTGIGCGVVTADGSLHRGADGSAGDIGHIRVPGRDDVICGCGNIGCVEAVASTTAVLRSLRQLPDAGADTIDDLVRLVRAGDRHAIRLVREAAAEIGEVIAMVVHMFNPAAIVLGGRMARISDDLLAGVRAVVYRRALPLATRSLLIENTALNQYAGAIGGTVLGIEHALAPQCIASILDGITNR
- a CDS encoding amidohydrolase family protein; this translates as MDNLPIIDPHHHLYDLRTGTYPWLQGPMLKRVFGDYTAIRKDYLIDDFLADIRNQNVVKTVHLQVEYDHNDPVAETRWLQSVADVHGYPHGIVGFADLSAPKAQAVIEEHCQYANVRGIRQCLNFHRDPVKTFIENPRLMSDPQWRKGYTLLKRHNLSFDLQLYYTQMEDALALARDFPDTPMVLNHTGMPVDRTPEEIEGWKQGMRSLASAQNVFCKISGLGMGDWKWTVHSIRPFVLHAIEAFGVDRCMFASNFPVDKLFSSYDAVFDAFKEITKEFSSDERRALFHDNAERVYRL